In Providencia sneebia DSM 19967, one DNA window encodes the following:
- a CDS encoding pyridoxal phosphate-dependent decarboxylase family protein, with protein MSNFNNSKMNVDALFLGPKSENAVFFKEMMEYAVMEHAHWRSGFHPEDPEFLTTVDRYAPEYRDTLYRTEGILNHLSSKLKTTSIPWFSPRYMGHMNADTLMVSNLAYVMAMMYNPNNCAQESSPTTTLLELEAGLDLCAMFGYDVNQSWGHITSGGTVANYEGLWVARNLKTLPLAVAKHAKAQDLLENKSEKVLLNMPTSAVLDLIDELKKQGLFEEVREMTCRGEGVEQGKLGKLLVPQSKHYSWMKAMDILGLGQQNIVQLPVDAGYRTDPTEMKKIVFSLIEQGKPILAVVAVVGTTETGAIDNVADLIALRKECETRFGVSFYIHIDAAYAGYACAMLRDENNQLIDYDTLIQRYHQEGIFPPEIIWPKPDVYQSFKSLSEADSITVDPHKVGFIPYAAGAICMKDKRIVDLISYHAAYVFEEVAEKGQTAKKTQNVLLGSSIMEGSKAGATAAAVWAAHRLVPLNILGYGKLIAAGITTANWMIESINVSEPFEIEGRKFEIYAMPAPDFHMVNFMFKEVGNISLEKQNQLNKRIYELCSYAAGRSYTNDFLTSSTSLTFEEYGNNPLSFCRYAGFSEQEWDKVHSLYVLRAAVMTHCLRDKQHFSDYWLELRKTFENKLQQLIDEKNKLSHSKNNYLKTFVRISI; from the coding sequence ATGTCAAATTTTAATAATTCTAAAATGAATGTAGATGCTTTATTTCTTGGTCCAAAATCTGAAAATGCGGTCTTTTTCAAAGAAATGATGGAATATGCTGTCATGGAACATGCGCATTGGCGGTCGGGCTTCCATCCTGAAGATCCCGAATTTTTAACAACAGTCGACCGCTACGCACCAGAATATCGAGATACTTTATATCGAACAGAAGGCATTCTCAATCATCTCTCTTCTAAATTAAAAACCACTTCGATACCGTGGTTCTCTCCTCGCTATATGGGCCATATGAATGCTGATACATTAATGGTCTCTAATCTCGCCTATGTCATGGCGATGATGTATAACCCAAATAATTGTGCTCAAGAATCATCGCCGACAACAACCTTACTAGAGCTAGAAGCAGGATTGGATTTGTGCGCCATGTTCGGTTATGACGTGAATCAATCTTGGGGACATATTACTTCTGGTGGAACTGTTGCCAATTATGAAGGCTTATGGGTAGCAAGAAACCTAAAAACACTTCCTTTAGCAGTTGCAAAACACGCTAAAGCACAAGATCTCTTAGAAAATAAGTCAGAAAAAGTATTGCTTAATATGCCGACAAGCGCAGTACTCGACCTTATTGACGAATTGAAAAAACAAGGCTTGTTCGAAGAAGTTAGAGAAATGACTTGCCGCGGCGAAGGTGTTGAACAAGGCAAGCTAGGTAAATTATTAGTGCCTCAATCAAAGCACTATTCATGGATGAAAGCGATGGATATTCTGGGGTTAGGACAACAAAATATTGTGCAATTACCAGTAGATGCGGGCTATCGAACAGATCCTACTGAAATGAAGAAAATCGTTTTTTCTTTAATTGAACAAGGAAAACCTATTTTAGCAGTTGTTGCTGTTGTTGGCACAACGGAAACTGGAGCCATTGATAATGTTGCAGATTTAATTGCCTTACGCAAAGAATGTGAAACACGTTTTGGTGTCTCTTTCTACATTCATATTGATGCTGCTTATGCAGGTTATGCATGTGCAATGCTGCGAGATGAAAATAATCAACTTATTGATTATGACACTTTGATTCAACGTTACCACCAAGAAGGTATTTTCCCACCAGAAATAATTTGGCCAAAGCCGGATGTCTATCAAAGTTTTAAATCACTAAGCGAAGCCGATTCTATTACAGTAGACCCGCATAAGGTTGGATTTATTCCTTATGCTGCGGGTGCTATTTGTATGAAAGATAAACGTATTGTTGATCTGATTTCATATCATGCAGCTTATGTTTTCGAAGAAGTTGCTGAAAAAGGTCAAACTGCGAAAAAAACACAAAATGTTTTACTCGGATCTTCAATTATGGAAGGTTCAAAAGCTGGGGCAACAGCTGCTGCGGTATGGGCTGCACATCGGTTAGTTCCATTAAATATCTTAGGTTATGGCAAGCTTATTGCAGCGGGAATAACTACTGCAAATTGGATGATTGAAAGTATAAATGTCAGTGAGCCTTTTGAAATTGAAGGTAGAAAGTTTGAAATTTATGCAATGCCAGCACCGGATTTTCATATGGTTAATTTTATGTTTAAAGAGGTTGGTAACATATCTTTAGAAAAACAGAATCAGTTGAATAAACGAATTTATGAATTATGTTCTTATGCCGCTGGACGTTCTTATACCAATGATTTTTTAACCTCCTCAACGTCACTCACTTTTGAAGAATATGGGAATAATCCATTAAGCTTTTGCCGCTATGCCGGATTCAGTGAACAAGAATGGGATAAAGTGCATTCATTATATGTTTTACGTGCAGCCGTCATGACACATTGCTTACGGGATAAACAGCATTTCTCTGATTATTGGTTAGAACTGAGAAAAACCTTCGAAAATAAATTACAACAGCTTATTGATGAAAAAAATAAACTGAGCCATTCAAAAAATAACTATTTAAAAACTTTTGTTAGGATCTCAATATGA
- a CDS encoding NAD(P)H-quinone oxidoreductase, with the protein MANHELNIPSSMKVVNVTEPGGAENLQIIENELPTIPDGYLLVKVEAAGVNRPDVLQRKGSYPPPADASPILGLEISGIVVAKAANVNKWNIGDHVCGLVAGGGYAEYCLLHEDIALPLGQLSFIEGAAIPENFFTVWANVFQLGKLKKGESVLIHGGTSGIGSVAIMLAKAFGATAITTVGSAEKMKIAKELGADLAINYRDDDFVKQTLDYTHSRGVDMVVDIIGGDYVSKNYEVAAKFGRIIQIGMMKGNPTHLNFMPLMVKRLVHTGSTMRSRNNEEKANIAAELKEQVWGMLQKGEIKPFINKTYSLEQVADAHRYMESGDLFGKIVLTNN; encoded by the coding sequence ATGGCCAATCATGAATTAAATATTCCAAGCTCAATGAAAGTCGTCAATGTTACAGAACCGGGAGGTGCAGAAAACCTGCAAATAATTGAAAATGAATTACCTACAATTCCTGATGGATATTTATTAGTTAAAGTTGAAGCTGCGGGTGTTAACCGACCCGATGTCCTGCAACGTAAAGGGAGTTATCCTCCTCCAGCAGATGCATCACCAATTTTAGGTCTTGAGATCTCTGGAATTGTTGTTGCAAAGGCCGCAAATGTTAATAAATGGAATATTGGTGATCACGTCTGTGGGTTAGTTGCTGGAGGCGGATATGCTGAATATTGCTTGCTACATGAAGATATTGCGTTGCCATTAGGGCAGTTATCTTTTATTGAAGGAGCTGCGATCCCAGAAAACTTTTTTACTGTTTGGGCAAATGTTTTCCAATTAGGGAAGCTTAAAAAAGGTGAATCTGTACTCATTCATGGGGGCACTTCGGGTATTGGGTCAGTGGCAATTATGTTGGCAAAAGCTTTTGGTGCTACGGCTATTACGACTGTAGGTTCTGCGGAAAAAATGAAAATAGCCAAAGAACTTGGCGCAGATTTGGCGATTAATTATCGTGATGATGATTTCGTGAAACAGACACTTGATTATACCCACTCCCGTGGTGTGGATATGGTCGTTGATATCATTGGCGGTGATTATGTCAGTAAAAACTATGAAGTTGCCGCAAAATTTGGACGCATTATCCAAATTGGTATGATGAAAGGGAACCCAACGCACCTTAATTTTATGCCATTAATGGTGAAAAGGTTGGTGCATACAGGGTCAACAATGCGTTCGCGTAATAATGAAGAAAAGGCCAATATTGCCGCTGAATTAAAAGAGCAAGTTTGGGGAATGTTGCAAAAGGGTGAGATAAAGCCGTTTATTAACAAAACCTATTCACTCGAACAGGTTGCTGATGCCCATCGTTATATGGAATCGGGGGATTTGTTTGGGAAAATAGTATTAACTAACAATTGA